TGGATGAGAAGCACCTACGGTTGATACCAGGAATTGGCGCAGGGGAGGTAGCCCTGTGAATTCATGACCGAAGCGATTTGCGCCCCTAGGAAAGGCAGTGCTTCTCCTTCTCTGCTGCCCCAGGAGAGTCCTTCCACAGAGTCAATGCCACTGGCGGCTTGACATCCCCCCCCCTGAACGGTTACAATGAGACTATACGCCTTATGTAAGTTAAAAGCTGGAATGGTGTAAACTCTTTCGATAGATTATCTCTCTAGTCGGAGTGTTGGACTCAAACACTTGATCCCTAATTAGGTTGTTTTAGGTCACATCAAGTTTGCTACTTTATTAGGTTTCTTACAGGAAATTTTAAAGGTTTGAGCCTTCGGTAAATCTTTCGAGGTAGCCTAGTTATCATATCTCAAAAATAGCTTGAGCGATTTTTTCAGGGGATTTTCCTAGTCTAAAGTAATATCCTCTGAATGTTTATCATGTTACAAATTAAGTGATTTTTACTCATTTCAGTACAATGGCAAAAAATCAAGCCGAATCTATGTCTGATCAGAATCATCAGCAGCCAGATATGGGTGCGAAGAAAACAACGCAGGCTAGGATAGAAGGTCAGGATAATAAGCAAATAAAAACGGGAATTGATCCTAAAATTGATTCGGAAAAACCGTTTAAATATTCGGAGCCAACAGGAAGATTAGGGGAGATAATCCTGCGCTTAATGCCGGTGGGTCTTTTGCTCGGAGGACTGAGTTATTGGGCGATAGTTGGCAAGATTCCGACTCCTGTTCAAGGACGAGCGGTCATTTTGATTCCTCGTTCTATTGTTAATATCGAACCCCGTCAAGGTGGGCGGGTGTTAACCCTCCTGATTCAACCGGGAGATTCTGTCAAAAAAGGGCAATTACTGGCAACTTTAGAGTTTCCTGAATTAGAAACAGAATTAAAGGATAAAAAGGATAGGTTAGCAGATCTCAAGCAGCAGGATAAAAGAGTTGACTCTATTGAAGTGAGTCGTCGCCAATTGAATGCAGCCTCAATAGATCGCCAGCAAAAGGCGAATCAGCTTCAGATTAAAGCACTTCAAGTTCAATTATCCAGTAATCAAAAACAGCGAGAAGCCTATCTCTCCCATGCTCGATACCTTAAAAATTTCCAGAACTCAACGGATGAAAGACTAGCCGCCTACGATAAACTTATCGAAGAGGGGGCTGTCGCCAAGCTAGATTTTCCCTCCTATTTGTTTCAGTTCAATAATCTAGAGGCTTCTAATAGTATCAATCGCGTCCAAATAGAACTCGACCGCCTGAAGGGGGTTGATGAAAGCCTGCGAGCGCAGATGAACGCATTGACGGCACAGAATAATATACTAAACACAGAAAAACGGCAAATAGACCTGCAAGATACAGCCAGTGATATTCTTCGTTACAATGCGATCGCTGACCAGCAACGAGAGATTAATACGTTAAGAACCACTATTCAAGCCAACAAAAATGTAGTGAGTCTGTACAACGGCAAGATTTTAGACTTATCTGTTAATCCGGGGGAAGTCCTGGCTCCGGGGGGGCGCATAGGTACGTTAGAAGTCTCCAATCTAAAGGCCAAGACCAACGTGGTGGCATTGTTTAAGAGTGGTGATGCCAAACGATTAGAACCGGGCAAGGAAGTAGAAGTCGTTCCCGATCTCTATGATCGCGAACGCTATGGGGGTATCGTCGCTAAGGTAATTACCGTCGATCAGCAGCCGGTAACTGTGGCAGAACTGGCAAATATAGTCGGAAGTCATGAACTCGCCAGCAAGCTGTTTCTGGGTAGAGATGAAGACGATCGCGATAAGCCTATACCCGTCAATGCAAGTGTTATCAAAGCCACTTTAGCCCTGAAGGTCGATCGCAATACACCGAGTGGTTTTTACTGGACCCAAGCCAAGGGAGCGCCCCAAACAATTACCAACGGGACTACCGCAGATGTCCATGCCGTGGTAGAAGAGCGTTCTTTGGTGAGTTATATAACCCCTGCTTTTCGCTGGATTACAGGGGTGTACGATCGTTAACCACAATCTTGCGAGCGTAAGTAGCTGAAAGAAACAACGACTAGAATAAACGGTTAAACCTAATATGGAAAATCCGAAAAGACGTTCTCAATGGTGGACTTGGTGGTTTAAGTGGTGGATTATCGCCGCAGCCTTTGTTTTAGTCATCTTGATCCATAGTGAGCCTCCTCAGCTTTGGTTTTGGTTGGTGACGTTTTTGGCACTAATTTTATATGGGATTGAGCGAGCGATTAATGGGTAACAATGAGTAGTCGAAAAAGGATATAGAGATACCTTGGACAGTAAAAACGGGCTAATGATCAGACAGGGATTGAAATTTTCCCTGGGTGCTGCTCTCTTAACGAGTTTCTTTTGGCACCGAGGAAATGTATTAGACAACTTTGTCTATCCCGTCTTTGGGTATGTCTCTGTACTGATTGAGCCATCGATGGGAGGTGCGATTGCGGCAGGTTTGGGGCGTTTGGGGGGAAGTGCTTTGGGGGGAATCATTGCCGCTATCCTGGTGAACGCCTACGGAATCCAAGGCTCAAGTTTTTTTGTCATTCCCTCTCTCACCTACATTTTAGCCGCCCTGATCTGTGAAACTTACCGATGGCAAGCCGCTTATTCCCAAGCCACACTACTGGGCGCTTTAATTGCCATGAGAGTGGTAGGAACATCAGCACAACAAGATATCTGGCTCTATTTGCGGTCGCGCCTGATCGATAACTGGATCGGAATCGCTGTGGGAATTGCTGTGGCCTTACTATTTTGGCCCCAGAATACTCGATCCGATCTCAACCGGAACTTGATGGGAATCCTTCAAGATATACCGCGCTTGTTCCAAAAAATCCTCGATCGCTACCTAAAAACTGAGGTCGACGAGCGGGATTATCCTCTTTCTATTGAGCAGAACGAGCTTAACTTACTCAATCAGATTAAAAAATCAACACAAACTAGCCTTTCAATACTCACAAAAGCAACCCATGAATTCGGTAGTGAGAGATTGGTGGCAGAAAATTGGAGTGAAATCTTGGCAATTCAGAACCAATTGACTCGACAATTAGCTGATCTGATGGCTTTTAAGGGCGAAAAGCATGAACAAAATTTAGTGCATCAGTTCAGTGATGAATTAAACCAATTGGCGACTCATCTTACCGACAGCTTTGATAGCTTGAGGGATCTGAGTAACGCCAAAAAAATCTTAGCTACCCCTTACCTTAGAGAATTAGAAGAAGATTTAGGGAATATTGGGGGTAAACTTGATCATCTCCGAACAAGTGGAGAGATTGACCAGTATGATGTTCAAGAATCACTACAGTTTTATCAATTTATTGAACTTGTATCTCGATTTATCCAACAATGCGAGGGATTAGGAGGCAGGATAATCGATAAAACGAAAGTAACTGCAACTTTCAGACGAAGACACCTGATTACCTTTCCCAAATGGGCCCCTATATCCCTAAAACGCCTGAGAGAAATTGTCAGTCTTGGCGTGGTTATTGGTTTGTTACTGGCTATTATTCGTCACATCGAGTTTCCCTATCCTTCTGCTTACGAAAAAGTGGCAGATATTGTGATCATAGGTGCAGTGGTCACTGTCATTCAACCGACAAGGGGGCGAGCGATCGCAATCGGTTGGGCGGCCACTGTTTCCTTGAGTTTGACGATTCTCTGTATTTACCTGTTGGTCAAGTCCTTTGGTTATAATCCTTTTAGTAGCAGTCTGGCTTATTTTTTCGCCTACTTCAGTTGTGCTTGGCTGGGGTTTACGCCCATCGCTCGCATCGGTGCGATTGTAGCAGCCGATGCCATCGGGAAGGATATTTTTCCTTTTTTCGAGCAAGGAATTTGGGCTGCACTGATTTCAGTTCCCGTAGGTGCGTTTCTGGGGGTGTTGCTGACCACTGTATTTATGACAAAATCGGCTACAAACCAACTGGAAACAGATTTTTCTGTGACTTTTAAGAAAATGGGACAGCTATATCAAAAACTGCTGTCAGGCTATTTTCAGGATACGATGCCACCGTCAGATATCGCCCAACTGAAGCAGGCCATCACAGTGGCGATCGCTCAACATCCAGCCTCGGTTAAGATTGCCAGTCTCGAACAAATTTCCACAGTTTTAGCAACCAAACACCAAAATTTTTGGAA
This Microcystis wesenbergii NRERC-220 DNA region includes the following protein-coding sequences:
- a CDS encoding NHLP bacteriocin system secretion protein, with the translated sequence MAKNQAESMSDQNHQQPDMGAKKTTQARIEGQDNKQIKTGIDPKIDSEKPFKYSEPTGRLGEIILRLMPVGLLLGGLSYWAIVGKIPTPVQGRAVILIPRSIVNIEPRQGGRVLTLLIQPGDSVKKGQLLATLEFPELETELKDKKDRLADLKQQDKRVDSIEVSRRQLNAASIDRQQKANQLQIKALQVQLSSNQKQREAYLSHARYLKNFQNSTDERLAAYDKLIEEGAVAKLDFPSYLFQFNNLEASNSINRVQIELDRLKGVDESLRAQMNALTAQNNILNTEKRQIDLQDTASDILRYNAIADQQREINTLRTTIQANKNVVSLYNGKILDLSVNPGEVLAPGGRIGTLEVSNLKAKTNVVALFKSGDAKRLEPGKEVEVVPDLYDRERYGGIVAKVITVDQQPVTVAELANIVGSHELASKLFLGRDEDDRDKPIPVNASVIKATLALKVDRNTPSGFYWTQAKGAPQTITNGTTADVHAVVEERSLVSYITPAFRWITGVYDR